One window of the Candidatus Chryseobacterium colombiense genome contains the following:
- a CDS encoding SDR family oxidoreductase, whose protein sequence is MKKILITGGAGFIGSNLTEYFLNKGYEVRCLDNFATGHRHNIESFLQNPNYQLIEGDIRDLQTCHTAVQGIDYVLHQAALGSVPRSIKDPITSNEVNVSGFLNMLTAARDANVKRFVYAASSSTYGDSESLPKVEEVIGKPLSPYAITKYVNELYADIFSKTYGIECIGLRYFNVFGRRQDPNGAYAAVIPLFVKKLVNHESPVINGTGDYSRDFTYIDNVIQMNELAMLTENKDAINTVYNTAVGDRTTLNDLVQYLKQYLSNFDEKIADIEIIYGPNRQGDIPHSLASIEKAKKLLTFQPTHTIDKGLKEAVQWYWENLK, encoded by the coding sequence ATGAAAAAAATTTTAATAACGGGAGGAGCCGGATTTATTGGTTCTAATCTTACCGAATATTTTTTAAATAAAGGATATGAAGTGCGCTGTTTAGACAATTTTGCAACCGGGCACCGTCATAATATAGAATCCTTTCTTCAAAACCCGAATTACCAATTGATTGAAGGAGATATTCGTGATTTGCAAACCTGTCATACGGCGGTTCAAGGAATAGATTATGTTTTGCATCAGGCTGCCTTAGGATCGGTACCTCGCTCCATTAAAGATCCGATTACAAGTAATGAGGTAAATGTATCCGGATTTCTAAACATGTTAACAGCAGCTCGCGATGCTAATGTTAAACGTTTTGTTTATGCTGCCTCTTCATCTACGTATGGAGATTCTGAATCTCTGCCTAAAGTTGAAGAAGTGATCGGTAAGCCGCTATCACCATATGCAATTACAAAATATGTTAATGAACTATATGCAGATATTTTTTCTAAGACATATGGAATAGAATGCATAGGGTTACGATATTTTAATGTATTTGGTCGTCGTCAGGATCCAAACGGAGCTTATGCAGCGGTAATTCCTTTATTTGTAAAAAAATTAGTGAATCACGAATCACCTGTAATCAACGGAACTGGAGATTACTCTCGTGATTTCACTTATATAGACAATGTGATTCAAATGAATGAATTGGCAATGTTAACAGAAAATAAAGACGCAATTAATACAGTATATAATACGGCAGTTGGAGACAGAACAACATTGAATGATCTGGTTCAATACTTAAAACAGTATTTGAGCAACTTCGATGAAAAAATTGCTGATATTGAGATAATATATGGTCCAAATCGACAAGGGGATATCCCGCATTCATTGGCTTCTATAGAAAAAGCAAAAAAATTATTAACATTCCAACCCACACATACGATTGATAAAGGCTTAAAAGAGGCTGTACAATGGTATTGGGAAAACTTAAAATAA
- a CDS encoding nucleotide sugar dehydrogenase gives MNTQHKIAVIGLGYVGLPLARLFATKYPVVGFDINQKRIEELNSGKDLTLEVEDDVLQSVLVKENPFSQQLNNSTIQQKNGLFCSSTLDDISEANIYIITVPTPVDKNNRPDLTPLIKASETVGKVIKKGDIVIYESTVYPGATEEDCIPVVEKQSGLKFNQDFYGGYSPERINPGDKQHTVEKILKVTSGSTPEIGKIVDDLYKSVIVAGTHLAPTIKVAEAAKVIENSQRDINIAFVNELAKIFNLLDIDTHAVLEAAGTKWNFLPFKPGLVGGHCIGVDPYYLAQRAQEFGYHPEIILAGRRLNDSMGEYVASQVVKTMIKKNINVNGAEILMLGITFKENCPDVRNTKIVDVISALTDYGIKVSIYDPWANPKEVEHEYNLITTDQLPADKFDAVVLGVAHKEFMNLDLKLLQRETSILYDVKGILHHEVDGKL, from the coding sequence ATGAATACTCAACATAAAATAGCGGTTATAGGATTAGGATACGTTGGCTTACCTTTAGCGCGTTTATTTGCGACAAAATATCCTGTAGTAGGATTTGATATTAATCAAAAAAGAATTGAAGAACTTAATTCTGGTAAAGATCTTACACTGGAGGTCGAAGACGATGTTCTCCAATCGGTTTTAGTAAAAGAAAACCCGTTTTCTCAACAACTAAACAACTCAACGATTCAACAAAAAAATGGTTTATTTTGTTCCTCAACTTTAGACGATATTTCTGAAGCAAATATTTATATAATCACTGTTCCTACACCTGTTGATAAAAACAATCGTCCTGATTTAACGCCACTTATAAAGGCAAGTGAAACAGTGGGTAAAGTCATAAAAAAAGGAGATATTGTTATTTATGAGTCTACTGTTTATCCTGGTGCAACAGAAGAAGATTGTATTCCTGTAGTAGAAAAACAATCAGGATTAAAGTTCAATCAAGATTTTTATGGAGGGTATTCACCGGAAAGAATCAATCCTGGAGACAAGCAACATACAGTAGAGAAAATCTTAAAAGTAACCTCTGGTTCCACACCAGAAATTGGAAAGATTGTTGATGATTTGTATAAGTCTGTAATTGTTGCGGGGACTCATTTGGCACCTACAATTAAGGTAGCCGAGGCAGCTAAAGTAATCGAGAATTCTCAACGGGATATTAATATTGCTTTCGTAAACGAATTGGCTAAGATCTTTAATTTACTTGATATTGATACTCATGCTGTATTAGAAGCGGCTGGTACTAAATGGAACTTTTTACCGTTTAAACCAGGACTGGTTGGTGGGCACTGTATTGGTGTTGATCCCTATTATTTGGCGCAGAGAGCACAGGAGTTTGGCTATCACCCGGAAATTATTTTGGCAGGACGAAGACTGAACGATTCAATGGGAGAATATGTTGCATCACAAGTTGTAAAAACGATGATTAAGAAAAATATCAACGTTAATGGTGCGGAAATTCTTATGCTGGGAATTACTTTTAAAGAAAACTGTCCGGATGTTCGTAACACAAAAATTGTAGATGTGATTTCGGCTCTAACTGACTACGGAATTAAGGTTTCTATTTATGATCCTTGGGCTAATCCTAAGGAAGTGGAACATGAGTATAACTTGATTACAACAGACCAACTACCTGCGGATAAATTTGATGCTGTGGTGTTGGGAGTAGCACATAAGGAGTTTATGAATCTGGATCTGAAATTATTGCAGAGGGAAACATCCATTTTATATGATGTGAAGGGAATCCTTCATCACGAAGTTGATGGCAAGCTGTAA